One stretch of Sporocytophaga myxococcoides DSM 11118 DNA includes these proteins:
- a CDS encoding serine hydrolase → MDNAVNGYLSSQGVTGLSIAITKDGRLVFAKGYGTANNSTGEELAPNHSMRIMSISKSVTAVGIMTLIQKGLMSKDDAVFGPGSILGSKYATPAGKQKLNNIRVRHLLWHTSGLKQCNGESVFWDANKTPDDAMAVLLGESNLIIDDTSGQYFYSNTNFFILERIIEQVSKQKYETFIRQNILDKCGIGSSMFVGQSNGNPIAGEASYTPLTKMNLQLWGAFGGWVARPKDLLKFLNRVDGTASPSDILSTSTEKTMTTTSGVDNSNYGFGWIINGSMQAHNGCHGSTRSFLVELGNGVSYAVIINNSPVNDPCSWVLRGAMDAGISTIASYPSINLFDNTGSGTREYAVTAADQGFDATMDVSSINKVIAYPTLSSDGIINFNNASDIKSIVVTDVLGNKESHKAGDKIQTQLKGLLILHVETEQGKVTQKVIVE, encoded by the coding sequence ATCGATAATGCTGTAAATGGATACCTAAGCAGCCAGGGCGTAACGGGTTTATCTATAGCTATTACTAAGGACGGAAGACTGGTATTTGCAAAAGGATATGGAACAGCCAACAATTCTACAGGAGAAGAACTTGCACCAAATCACAGCATGCGTATCATGAGTATATCCAAATCAGTAACTGCTGTAGGAATTATGACCTTGATACAAAAAGGTTTGATGTCTAAAGATGACGCTGTTTTCGGGCCAGGAAGCATTCTTGGATCAAAATATGCTACTCCCGCAGGCAAACAAAAACTTAACAACATCAGGGTAAGACATTTATTATGGCATACTTCCGGATTGAAACAATGTAATGGAGAAAGTGTTTTCTGGGATGCTAACAAGACACCTGATGATGCTATGGCTGTGCTTTTAGGAGAATCTAATCTGATTATAGACGATACCAGTGGTCAATACTTCTACTCAAACACCAATTTTTTTATACTAGAAAGAATTATTGAGCAGGTTAGCAAGCAAAAATACGAGACTTTTATCAGACAAAATATTCTTGACAAATGCGGAATCGGATCAAGCATGTTTGTTGGCCAATCTAACGGAAATCCGATTGCAGGTGAAGCATCTTATACTCCTCTTACTAAAATGAACCTTCAACTATGGGGAGCATTCGGCGGCTGGGTGGCTCGTCCTAAAGATTTATTGAAATTCTTAAACAGAGTCGATGGTACTGCATCTCCTTCAGATATTTTATCTACAAGCACAGAAAAAACGATGACAACTACTTCTGGAGTAGATAATAGCAATTATGGATTTGGTTGGATAATAAATGGTAGCATGCAAGCACATAATGGCTGCCATGGCTCCACTAGGTCATTCCTGGTTGAATTAGGTAATGGAGTGAGCTATGCTGTAATCATTAATAACTCTCCTGTAAACGACCCTTGCTCATGGGTACTTAGAGGGGCGATGGATGCTGGTATAAGCACGATTGCATCATACCCTTCTATAAATTTATTTGACAATACAGGCTCTGGTACTCGTGAGTACGCAGTAACCGCAGCAGATCAAGGTTTCGATGCAACAATGGATGTATCTTCTATAAACAAAGTTATTGCTTACCCGACATTGAGTTCAGATGGAATCATCAACTTTAACAATGCTTCTGATATCAAATCAATCGTTGTAACCGATGTTCTGGGTAACAAAGAATCTCACAAAGCAGGCGATAAGATTCAAACTCAATTGAAAGGCTTATTGATCCTCCACGTTGAGACAGAACAAGGCAAAGTAACACAAAAAGTAATTGTTGAATAG
- a CDS encoding DUF4348 domain-containing protein: MEQNINRFYNLIKFYETFTFVYCCIVGSIGMSTHNEGTSNVVSQPLDSIGKVEVYSEPEPYDFSKFVFVSKDFESFYEKFQSDSVFQISRVKFPIKGQYQDYDDQHNWTKKEWPLMKWDFRKSVESSDSISIQQDSVKFFYGAYCRGCGFFFEMQFDKIKGEWSLTYRQENNY, encoded by the coding sequence ATGGAACAGAATATAAATAGATTCTATAACTTGATTAAGTTTTATGAGACTTTTACATTCGTCTATTGCTGTATCGTTGGTTCTATTGGGATGTCAACTCATAATGAAGGAACATCAAATGTAGTATCTCAACCTTTGGATTCTATTGGTAAGGTTGAAGTTTATTCAGAACCTGAACCTTACGATTTTTCAAAATTTGTTTTTGTTTCAAAAGACTTTGAATCGTTCTATGAAAAATTTCAAAGCGATTCAGTATTTCAAATATCCAGAGTAAAATTCCCAATAAAAGGCCAATATCAGGATTATGATGACCAGCATAATTGGACAAAAAAAGAATGGCCATTAATGAAATGGGATTTCAGAAAATCAGTTGAAAGTAGTGACAGTATTTCAATACAGCAAGACTCTGTTAAATTCTTTTATGGTGCCTATTGTCGTGGATGCGGCTTTTTTTTTGAGATGCAGTTTGATAAAATAAAAGGGGAGTGGTCCCTTACTTATCGGCAAGAAAATAATTATTAA
- the hisD gene encoding histidinol dehydrogenase, which yields MKIIKYPETTQWKDLLKRPVFETASLEARVVPVLEAVKKEGDIALKKFTSQFDGVDIANIKVSSIEIDEANLLVDEELKIAIRAARQNIEKFHSFQKEETKVVETTPGVTCWRKSVPIQKVGFYIPGGTAPLFSTILMLAIPADIAGCEQKVLCTPPNKEGKIHPAILFTANLLNIKNIYKVGGAQAIAAMAYGTETVPQVYKIFGPGNQYVTAAKQLVFKDGVAIDMPAGPSEVAVVADDSANPAFVASDLLSQAEHGVDSQVMLFTKSEKKAMEVLEEVKKQTEELSRKGFAEKSLENSKCIILKNDEEIMQMVNEYAPEHLILQTSNAEELAGKVINAGSVFIGHYTPESAGDYASGTNHTLPTNGYAKAYSGVSVDSFVKKITFQSISKDGIKCLGPVIETMAAAEALDAHKNAVSVRLKSL from the coding sequence ATGAAAATTATCAAATATCCCGAAACCACTCAGTGGAAAGATCTTTTAAAAAGACCTGTTTTTGAAACGGCCAGTCTGGAAGCAAGAGTTGTTCCTGTGCTTGAGGCTGTAAAGAAAGAGGGGGATATTGCATTAAAAAAATTTACATCTCAGTTTGACGGTGTTGATATAGCGAACATTAAGGTTTCTTCAATTGAAATAGACGAAGCAAACCTGTTGGTTGATGAAGAGTTGAAAATCGCTATACGCGCTGCCAGGCAAAACATAGAGAAGTTTCATTCTTTTCAGAAGGAGGAAACTAAAGTTGTAGAAACAACTCCAGGAGTGACTTGTTGGAGAAAATCAGTGCCTATTCAAAAAGTAGGTTTTTATATTCCTGGAGGCACCGCTCCATTATTTTCTACAATTCTGATGCTAGCTATTCCTGCTGATATTGCAGGTTGTGAGCAAAAGGTTCTGTGTACACCTCCCAATAAAGAAGGCAAAATACATCCTGCAATATTATTTACTGCTAATCTGTTAAATATTAAGAATATTTACAAAGTTGGAGGCGCTCAGGCTATTGCTGCTATGGCATATGGTACAGAGACTGTTCCTCAGGTGTATAAAATTTTTGGTCCGGGCAATCAATATGTAACTGCTGCAAAGCAGCTCGTATTTAAAGATGGAGTGGCAATAGACATGCCAGCCGGGCCTTCTGAAGTAGCTGTAGTAGCTGATGATTCTGCCAATCCTGCATTTGTTGCTTCTGATTTGCTTTCACAAGCAGAACATGGTGTTGATAGCCAGGTAATGCTTTTTACCAAGTCAGAAAAGAAAGCTATGGAAGTACTGGAAGAAGTAAAGAAACAGACAGAAGAACTTTCAAGAAAAGGTTTTGCTGAAAAGTCTCTTGAGAATAGCAAGTGTATTATATTGAAGAATGATGAAGAGATCATGCAGATGGTAAACGAGTATGCACCGGAGCACCTTATTCTTCAGACTTCCAATGCGGAAGAGCTTGCAGGTAAGGTAATCAATGCAGGTTCTGTTTTTATTGGTCATTATACACCTGAATCTGCTGGTGACTATGCTTCAGGAACCAATCATACGCTTCCTACAAATGGGTATGCAAAGGCATACTCAGGAGTTTCTGTAGATTCTTTTGTGAAGAAAATAACATTCCAGTCTATAAGTAAAGATGGTATAAAATGTCTGGGGCCTGTTATCGAGACAATGGCAGCAGCAGAAGCACTGGACGCGCATAAGAATGCGGTGTCAGTGAGATTGAAGAGTTTGTAA